One Suricata suricatta isolate VVHF042 chromosome X, meerkat_22Aug2017_6uvM2_HiC, whole genome shotgun sequence genomic region harbors:
- the STK26 gene encoding serine/threonine-protein kinase 26 isoform X1 gives MAHSPVAVQVPGMQNNIADPEELFTKLERIGKGSFGEVFKGIDNRTQQVVAIKIIDLEEAEDEIEDIQQEITVLSQCDSSYVTKYYGSYLKGSKLWIIMEYLGGGSALDLLRAGPFDEFQIATMLKEILKGLDYLHSEKKIHRDIKAANVLLSEQGDVKLADFGVAGQLTDTQIKRNTFVGTPFWMAPEVIQQSAYDSKADIWSLGITAIELAKGEPPNSDMHPMRVLFLIPKNNPPTLVGDFTKSFKEFIDACLNKDPSFRPTAKELLKHKFIVKNSKKTSYLTELIDRFKRWKAEGHSDDESDSEGSDSESTSRENNTHPEWSFTTVRKKPDPKKLQNGAEQDLVQTLSCLSMIITPAFAELKQQDENNASRNQAIEELEKSIAVAEAACPGIADKMVKKLIEKFQNFSSFYRCSADESP, from the exons aatAACATAGCCGATCCAGAAGAACTGTTCACAAAGTTAGAACGCATTGGAAAAGGCTCCTTTGGAGAAGTTTTCAAAGGGATTGATAATCGTACCCAGCAAGTGGTTGCTATTAAAATCATAGACCTCGAGGAAGCCGAAGATGAAATTGAAGACATTCAGCAAGAAATAACTGTTTTGAGTCAGTGTGACAGCTCATATGTAACAAAATACTATGGATCGTATTTAAAG GGTTCAAAATTATGGATAATAATGGAATACCTGGGTGGTGGTTCAGCACTGGATCTt CTTCGAGCTGGTCCATTTGATGAGTTCCAGATTGCTACCATGCTAAAGGAAATTTTGAAAGGTCTGGACTATCtgcattcagaaaagaaaattcaccGAGACATAAAAG ctgCCAACGTCTTGCTGTCAGAACAAGGAGATGTTAAACTTGCTGACTTTGGAGTTGCTGGCCAGCTGACAGacacacaaattaaaagaaataccTTTGTGGGAACACCATTTTGGATGGCTCCTGAAGTTATTCAGCAGTCAGCTTATGACTCAAAA GCTGACATTTGGTCATTGGGAATTACTGCTATTGAGCTAGCCAAAGGAGAGCCGCCCAACTCTGATATGCATCCCATGAGAGTCCTGTTTCTTATTCCAAAAAACAACCCTCCAACTCTTGTTGGAGACTTTACGAAGTCCTTTAAGGAGTTTATTGACGCTTGCCTGAACAAAGACCCGTCATTT CGTCCTACAGCTAAAGAACTTCTGAAACACAAATTCATTGTAAAGAATTCAAAGAAGACTTCTTATCTGACCGAACTGATAGATCGATTTAAGAGATGGAAGGCAGAAGGGCACAGTGATGATGAATCTGATTCTGAGGGCTCTGACTC GGAATCCACCAGCAGAGAAAATAATACTCATCCTGAATGGAGCTTTACCACCGTGCGAAAGAAGCCTGATCCAAAGAAACTACAGAATGGGGCA GAGCAAGATCTCGTGCAGACCCTGAGCTGTTTGTCTATGATAATCACACCTGCGTTTGCTGAA CTTAAACAGCAGGATGAGAATAACGCTAGCAGGAATCAGGCAATTGAAGAACTTGAGAAAAGCATTGCTGTGGCTGAAGCCGCCTGTCCTGGCATCGCAGATAAAATGGTGAAGAAGTTAATTGAGAAATTTCAAAA tttttcttcattttataggtgTTCAGCAGATGAATCCCCCTAA
- the STK26 gene encoding serine/threonine-protein kinase 26 isoform X4, producing the protein MAHSPVAVQVPGMQNNIADPEELFTKLERIGKGSFGEVFKGIDNRTQQVVAIKIIDLEEAEDEIEDIQQEITVLSQCDSSYVTKYYGSYLKGSKLWIIMEYLGGGSALDLLRAGPFDEFQIATMLKEILKGLDYLHSEKKIHRDIKAANVLLSEQGDVKLADFGVAGQLTDTQIKRNTFVGTPFWMAPEVIQQSAYDSKADIWSLGITAIELAKGEPPNSDMHPMRVLFLIPKNNPPTLVGDFTKSFKEFIDACLNKDPSFRPTAKELLKHKFIVKNSKKTSYLTELIDRFKRWKAEGHSDDESDSEGSDSESTSRENNTHPEWSFTTVRKKPDPKKLQNGAEQDLVQTLSCLSMIITPAFAELKQQDENNASRNQAIEELEKSIAVAEAACPGIADKMVKKLIEKFQK; encoded by the exons aatAACATAGCCGATCCAGAAGAACTGTTCACAAAGTTAGAACGCATTGGAAAAGGCTCCTTTGGAGAAGTTTTCAAAGGGATTGATAATCGTACCCAGCAAGTGGTTGCTATTAAAATCATAGACCTCGAGGAAGCCGAAGATGAAATTGAAGACATTCAGCAAGAAATAACTGTTTTGAGTCAGTGTGACAGCTCATATGTAACAAAATACTATGGATCGTATTTAAAG GGTTCAAAATTATGGATAATAATGGAATACCTGGGTGGTGGTTCAGCACTGGATCTt CTTCGAGCTGGTCCATTTGATGAGTTCCAGATTGCTACCATGCTAAAGGAAATTTTGAAAGGTCTGGACTATCtgcattcagaaaagaaaattcaccGAGACATAAAAG ctgCCAACGTCTTGCTGTCAGAACAAGGAGATGTTAAACTTGCTGACTTTGGAGTTGCTGGCCAGCTGACAGacacacaaattaaaagaaataccTTTGTGGGAACACCATTTTGGATGGCTCCTGAAGTTATTCAGCAGTCAGCTTATGACTCAAAA GCTGACATTTGGTCATTGGGAATTACTGCTATTGAGCTAGCCAAAGGAGAGCCGCCCAACTCTGATATGCATCCCATGAGAGTCCTGTTTCTTATTCCAAAAAACAACCCTCCAACTCTTGTTGGAGACTTTACGAAGTCCTTTAAGGAGTTTATTGACGCTTGCCTGAACAAAGACCCGTCATTT CGTCCTACAGCTAAAGAACTTCTGAAACACAAATTCATTGTAAAGAATTCAAAGAAGACTTCTTATCTGACCGAACTGATAGATCGATTTAAGAGATGGAAGGCAGAAGGGCACAGTGATGATGAATCTGATTCTGAGGGCTCTGACTC GGAATCCACCAGCAGAGAAAATAATACTCATCCTGAATGGAGCTTTACCACCGTGCGAAAGAAGCCTGATCCAAAGAAACTACAGAATGGGGCA GAGCAAGATCTCGTGCAGACCCTGAGCTGTTTGTCTATGATAATCACACCTGCGTTTGCTGAA CTTAAACAGCAGGATGAGAATAACGCTAGCAGGAATCAGGCAATTGAAGAACTTGAGAAAAGCATTGCTGTGGCTGAAGCCGCCTGTCCTGGCATCGCAGATAAAATGGTGAAGAAGTTAATTGAGAAATTTCAAAAGTAA
- the STK26 gene encoding serine/threonine-protein kinase 26 isoform X2, whose translation MAHSPVAVQVPGMQNNIADPEELFTKLERIGKGSFGEVFKGIDNRTQQVVAIKIIDLEEAEDEIEDIQQEITVLSQCDSSYVTKYYGSYLKGSKLWIIMEYLGGGSALDLLRAGPFDEFQIATMLKEILKGLDYLHSEKKIHRDIKAANVLLSEQGDVKLADFGVAGQLTDTQIKRNTFVGTPFWMAPEVIQQSAYDSKADIWSLGITAIELAKGEPPNSDMHPMRVLFLIPKNNPPTLVGDFTKSFKEFIDACLNKDPSFRPTAKELLKHKFIVKNSKKTSYLTELIDRFKRWKAEGHSDDESDSEGSDSESTSRENNTHPEWSFTTVRKKPDPKKLQNGAEQDLVQTLSCLSMIITPAFAELKQQDENNASRNQAIEELEKSIAVAEAACPGIADKMVKKLIEKFQNHTDPEKATKAT comes from the exons aatAACATAGCCGATCCAGAAGAACTGTTCACAAAGTTAGAACGCATTGGAAAAGGCTCCTTTGGAGAAGTTTTCAAAGGGATTGATAATCGTACCCAGCAAGTGGTTGCTATTAAAATCATAGACCTCGAGGAAGCCGAAGATGAAATTGAAGACATTCAGCAAGAAATAACTGTTTTGAGTCAGTGTGACAGCTCATATGTAACAAAATACTATGGATCGTATTTAAAG GGTTCAAAATTATGGATAATAATGGAATACCTGGGTGGTGGTTCAGCACTGGATCTt CTTCGAGCTGGTCCATTTGATGAGTTCCAGATTGCTACCATGCTAAAGGAAATTTTGAAAGGTCTGGACTATCtgcattcagaaaagaaaattcaccGAGACATAAAAG ctgCCAACGTCTTGCTGTCAGAACAAGGAGATGTTAAACTTGCTGACTTTGGAGTTGCTGGCCAGCTGACAGacacacaaattaaaagaaataccTTTGTGGGAACACCATTTTGGATGGCTCCTGAAGTTATTCAGCAGTCAGCTTATGACTCAAAA GCTGACATTTGGTCATTGGGAATTACTGCTATTGAGCTAGCCAAAGGAGAGCCGCCCAACTCTGATATGCATCCCATGAGAGTCCTGTTTCTTATTCCAAAAAACAACCCTCCAACTCTTGTTGGAGACTTTACGAAGTCCTTTAAGGAGTTTATTGACGCTTGCCTGAACAAAGACCCGTCATTT CGTCCTACAGCTAAAGAACTTCTGAAACACAAATTCATTGTAAAGAATTCAAAGAAGACTTCTTATCTGACCGAACTGATAGATCGATTTAAGAGATGGAAGGCAGAAGGGCACAGTGATGATGAATCTGATTCTGAGGGCTCTGACTC GGAATCCACCAGCAGAGAAAATAATACTCATCCTGAATGGAGCTTTACCACCGTGCGAAAGAAGCCTGATCCAAAGAAACTACAGAATGGGGCA GAGCAAGATCTCGTGCAGACCCTGAGCTGTTTGTCTATGATAATCACACCTGCGTTTGCTGAA CTTAAACAGCAGGATGAGAATAACGCTAGCAGGAATCAGGCAATTGAAGAACTTGAGAAAAGCATTGCTGTGGCTGAAGCCGCCTGTCCTGGCATCGCAGATAAAATGGTGAAGAAGTTAATTGAGAAATTTCAAAA TCATACGGACCCAGAGAAAGCCACCAAAGCTACTTAG
- the STK26 gene encoding serine/threonine-protein kinase 26 isoform X3, producing MAHSPVAVQVPGMQNNIADPEELFTKLERIGKGSFGEVFKGIDNRTQQVVAIKIIDLEEAEDEIEDIQQEITVLSQCDSSYVTKYYGSYLKGSKLWIIMEYLGGGSALDLLRAGPFDEFQIATMLKEILKGLDYLHSEKKIHRDIKAANVLLSEQGDVKLADFGVAGQLTDTQIKRNTFVGTPFWMAPEVIQQSAYDSKADIWSLGITAIELAKGEPPNSDMHPMRVLFLIPKNNPPTLVGDFTKSFKEFIDACLNKDPSFRPTAKELLKHKFIVKNSKKTSYLTELIDRFKRWKAEGHSDDESDSEGSDSESTSRENNTHPEWSFTTVRKKPDPKKLQNGAEQDLVQTLSCLSMIITPAFAELKQQDENNASRNQAIEELEKSIAVAEAACPGIADKMVKKLIEKFQKCSADESP from the exons aatAACATAGCCGATCCAGAAGAACTGTTCACAAAGTTAGAACGCATTGGAAAAGGCTCCTTTGGAGAAGTTTTCAAAGGGATTGATAATCGTACCCAGCAAGTGGTTGCTATTAAAATCATAGACCTCGAGGAAGCCGAAGATGAAATTGAAGACATTCAGCAAGAAATAACTGTTTTGAGTCAGTGTGACAGCTCATATGTAACAAAATACTATGGATCGTATTTAAAG GGTTCAAAATTATGGATAATAATGGAATACCTGGGTGGTGGTTCAGCACTGGATCTt CTTCGAGCTGGTCCATTTGATGAGTTCCAGATTGCTACCATGCTAAAGGAAATTTTGAAAGGTCTGGACTATCtgcattcagaaaagaaaattcaccGAGACATAAAAG ctgCCAACGTCTTGCTGTCAGAACAAGGAGATGTTAAACTTGCTGACTTTGGAGTTGCTGGCCAGCTGACAGacacacaaattaaaagaaataccTTTGTGGGAACACCATTTTGGATGGCTCCTGAAGTTATTCAGCAGTCAGCTTATGACTCAAAA GCTGACATTTGGTCATTGGGAATTACTGCTATTGAGCTAGCCAAAGGAGAGCCGCCCAACTCTGATATGCATCCCATGAGAGTCCTGTTTCTTATTCCAAAAAACAACCCTCCAACTCTTGTTGGAGACTTTACGAAGTCCTTTAAGGAGTTTATTGACGCTTGCCTGAACAAAGACCCGTCATTT CGTCCTACAGCTAAAGAACTTCTGAAACACAAATTCATTGTAAAGAATTCAAAGAAGACTTCTTATCTGACCGAACTGATAGATCGATTTAAGAGATGGAAGGCAGAAGGGCACAGTGATGATGAATCTGATTCTGAGGGCTCTGACTC GGAATCCACCAGCAGAGAAAATAATACTCATCCTGAATGGAGCTTTACCACCGTGCGAAAGAAGCCTGATCCAAAGAAACTACAGAATGGGGCA GAGCAAGATCTCGTGCAGACCCTGAGCTGTTTGTCTATGATAATCACACCTGCGTTTGCTGAA CTTAAACAGCAGGATGAGAATAACGCTAGCAGGAATCAGGCAATTGAAGAACTTGAGAAAAGCATTGCTGTGGCTGAAGCCGCCTGTCCTGGCATCGCAGATAAAATGGTGAAGAAGTTAATTGAGAAATTTCAAAA gtgTTCAGCAGATGAATCCCCCTAA